In Saccharothrix syringae, the following are encoded in one genomic region:
- a CDS encoding phosphonoacetaldehyde reductase has translation MTSPSPVRTVLGAGVRHLLPDVVRDAGARRLLVVGSERAVRAAGVPAAVRGLDVEWFSGVRPNPVLEGVLAGSAVHRRVKPDLVVAVGGGSAIDTAKLVRSLPPERGAALPLLTGEAEPAPAHRRPPLVALPTTAGSGSEATRFATVYVDGVKMSLDHPAVAPEYALVDPELLRTCPARLVRSCALDALCHAVESHWSRRSTAASRRLALRALEGVLTALGGGATGDERLAALAAAATTAGQAIDLTRTTAAHAFSYRLTARFGVPHGVACALNLIWLFEHHLEHRRVRDDLSAVTAAFRRSHPGEPVPSALRALLTGAGFPDRMSGYGVRPADVADLVDAGLASGRARNNPVEVARDQAVRRLSAML, from the coding sequence GTGACCTCGCCCTCCCCGGTGCGGACGGTGCTCGGCGCCGGGGTCCGGCACCTGCTGCCCGACGTCGTCCGGGACGCCGGGGCCAGGCGGCTGCTCGTGGTGGGCAGCGAGCGGGCGGTCCGGGCCGCGGGCGTGCCCGCCGCGGTGCGCGGGCTGGACGTCGAGTGGTTCTCCGGGGTCAGGCCCAACCCGGTGCTGGAGGGCGTGCTCGCCGGCAGCGCGGTCCACCGCCGGGTGAAGCCCGACCTCGTGGTCGCCGTCGGCGGCGGCAGCGCCATCGACACGGCGAAGCTCGTGCGGTCGCTCCCGCCGGAGCGGGGCGCGGCCCTGCCGCTGCTGACCGGCGAGGCCGAACCGGCGCCCGCGCACCGGCGGCCACCGCTGGTGGCCCTGCCGACCACCGCGGGGTCGGGCAGCGAGGCCACCCGCTTCGCCACGGTCTACGTCGACGGCGTGAAGATGTCGCTCGACCACCCCGCGGTGGCGCCGGAGTACGCGCTGGTCGACCCGGAACTGCTCCGGACGTGCCCGGCCCGGCTGGTGCGCAGCTGCGCCCTGGACGCCCTCTGCCACGCCGTCGAGTCCCACTGGAGCCGCCGCTCGACCGCGGCGTCCCGGCGGCTGGCGCTGCGGGCGCTGGAGGGCGTCCTCACCGCCCTGGGCGGCGGGGCCACCGGTGACGAGCGGCTGGCCGCGCTCGCCGCCGCGGCGACCACGGCCGGGCAGGCGATCGACCTGACCAGGACGACCGCCGCCCACGCGTTCTCCTACCGGCTGACCGCCAGGTTCGGCGTGCCGCACGGCGTGGCCTGCGCGCTGAACCTGATCTGGCTGTTCGAGCACCACCTGGAGCACCGGCGGGTCCGGGACGACCTGTCGGCCGTGACCGCGGCCTTCCGGCGGTCCCACCCCGGCGAACCGGTGCCCTCGGCGCTGCGCGCGCTGCTGACCGGGGCCGGTTTCCCCGACCGGATGAGCGGCTACGGCGTCCGCCCGGCCGACGTGGCCGACCTGGTCGACGCCGGCCTGGCGTCGGGCCGGGCGCGCAACAACCCGGTCGAGGTGGCGCGCGACCAGGCCGTCCGACGGCTCTCCGCGATGCTCTGA
- the aepY gene encoding phosphonopyruvate decarboxylase, giving the protein MIPVGEFVDALDAHGIGHHTGVPCSYLAGPIAHLSRRGRYLPAANEGAAVALAAGAWAGGTPTAVFAQNSGLGNMINPLTSLVLPYRLPLLVFLSLRGWPDPDADEPQHRVMGRATHRLLDTLGVPHWTLAGDLAAVLAPAVEAASRGGPAFVLVPKGAIGRAEPGTAPGPPRPAGLPTRAEGIAMVVDRLPGALVVATTGYTSRELFGLADCERFFYMQGSMGHAGAFGLGVVLAQGDRRHVVVLDGDGAALMHLGSMSAVGAAAPTRLVHVIFDNGVYESTGGQPTSSATTSFRQVGAAVGYRTAVECASRDEVGRALDAAAGSPGPHLVVIRVAAGAGGVPPRATSAVPAPQIHARFAAAAAAAP; this is encoded by the coding sequence GTGATCCCGGTCGGGGAGTTCGTCGACGCCCTGGACGCGCACGGGATCGGGCACCACACCGGGGTGCCGTGCTCCTACCTCGCGGGCCCCATCGCCCACCTGAGCCGGCGGGGCCGCTACCTCCCCGCCGCCAACGAGGGCGCCGCCGTAGCGCTGGCCGCCGGTGCCTGGGCGGGCGGCACGCCGACGGCCGTCTTCGCGCAGAACTCCGGCCTGGGCAACATGATCAACCCGCTGACCTCCCTGGTGCTGCCCTACCGCCTGCCGCTGCTGGTGTTCCTGAGCCTGCGCGGCTGGCCGGACCCCGACGCCGACGAGCCCCAGCACCGGGTCATGGGTCGCGCCACCCACCGCCTGCTCGACACCCTCGGCGTCCCGCACTGGACGCTGGCCGGTGACCTGGCCGCGGTGCTGGCACCGGCGGTCGAGGCGGCGTCGCGGGGCGGACCGGCGTTCGTCCTGGTCCCGAAGGGCGCCATCGGCCGCGCCGAGCCCGGGACGGCCCCCGGCCCGCCCCGGCCGGCGGGGCTGCCCACCAGGGCCGAGGGGATCGCCATGGTCGTGGACAGGCTGCCCGGCGCCCTGGTGGTGGCCACCACCGGCTACACCTCCCGCGAGCTGTTCGGGCTGGCCGACTGCGAGCGGTTCTTCTACATGCAGGGGTCGATGGGGCACGCCGGCGCGTTCGGGCTCGGTGTCGTGCTCGCCCAGGGGGACCGGCGCCACGTCGTCGTGCTCGACGGCGACGGCGCGGCCCTGATGCACCTGGGCTCGATGTCGGCGGTGGGCGCGGCGGCCCCGACCCGCCTCGTCCACGTCATCTTCGACAACGGGGTCTACGAGTCGACCGGCGGCCAGCCGACGAGCTCGGCGACGACGTCGTTCCGGCAGGTGGGTGCCGCGGTCGGCTACCGCACCGCGGTGGAGTGCGCGTCCCGGGACGAGGTCGGCCGCGCCCTCGACGCCGCGGCGGGCAGCCCGGGGCCCCACCTCGTGGTGATCAGGGTGGCCGCCGGTGCCGGCGGCGTGCCGCCCCGGGCGACCTCGGCGGTGCCCGCGCCGCAGATCCACGCCAGGTTCGCCGCGGCCGCCGCGGCCGCGCCGTGA
- a CDS encoding isocitrate lyase/phosphoenolpyruvate mutase family protein gives MSSTDGVSLRALLESGRLVRAVGAHNALGALLVEEAGLDAVWASSFEISAARCLPDAGLLTMTDYLQVAAQMQESCSIPVVADVDTGFGGPMNVAHMVRQYEREGITAVCIEDKVFPKMNSFVATDHTLVATKDFCHKVEVAKSVQRTSRFCVIARTEALIDGREVAEALDRCTRYAEAGADAVLVHSKSTSNEPILRFLAGWGGQVPVVIVPTTYPDWNAVDAHGAGVSMIIYANQSLRAAIRSVRETLRTIRDEGTSVAVEGRIAPISEIFELQRLDRWLAVER, from the coding sequence ATGTCGTCCACTGATGGTGTTTCGCTGCGGGCGCTGCTGGAAAGCGGTCGCCTGGTGCGCGCGGTGGGCGCGCACAACGCGTTGGGCGCCCTGCTGGTGGAGGAGGCGGGGCTGGACGCGGTCTGGGCGTCGAGCTTCGAGATCTCCGCGGCCCGCTGCCTGCCCGACGCCGGCCTGCTGACCATGACCGACTACCTCCAGGTCGCGGCGCAGATGCAGGAGTCCTGCTCGATCCCGGTGGTGGCCGATGTGGACACCGGCTTCGGCGGCCCGATGAACGTCGCCCACATGGTCCGCCAGTACGAGCGGGAGGGGATCACCGCGGTCTGCATCGAGGACAAGGTGTTCCCCAAGATGAACAGCTTCGTGGCCACCGACCACACCCTGGTGGCCACCAAGGATTTCTGCCACAAGGTCGAGGTCGCCAAGAGCGTGCAGCGGACCTCCCGGTTCTGCGTGATCGCCCGCACCGAGGCGCTGATCGACGGCCGGGAGGTGGCCGAGGCGCTGGACCGGTGCACGCGGTACGCGGAGGCGGGCGCCGACGCCGTGCTGGTGCACTCGAAGTCCACCTCGAACGAACCGATCCTCCGGTTCCTGGCCGGGTGGGGTGGTCAGGTGCCCGTGGTGATCGTGCCCACCACCTACCCGGACTGGAACGCGGTGGACGCGCACGGCGCGGGCGTGTCGATGATCATCTACGCCAACCAGTCGCTGCGCGCCGCGATCCGCTCGGTCCGGGAGACCCTGCGGACGATCCGGGACGAGGGCACCTCGGTCGCGGTGGAGGGCCGGATCGCGCCGATCTCGGAGATCTTCGAGCTGCAGCGGCTCGACCGGTGGCTGGCGGTGGAGCGGTGA